The following coding sequences are from one Bacillus carboniphilus window:
- a CDS encoding helix-turn-helix transcriptional regulator translates to MSFGEYLKQIRKEKSISQRELAQQSGVSNAEISRIETGERQKISPDVLRAIAPILDVPYEELMEKAGYISNHAVFMAENRESEEKFFGIVTPQLIMDNWIVERARGPYIGEIVAKKGNDEWHIDYRYFRTREDDDRHFRDDMRVRDIISRTYGRLAIYDKSPITKFTIAVSNEKIFHIIQKYPPKLLNLNISTMLIDLESGKIIDEKVLT, encoded by the coding sequence ATGAGCTTTGGTGAGTATTTAAAGCAAATAAGAAAAGAAAAATCAATTTCCCAAAGAGAGCTTGCTCAACAATCAGGGGTAAGTAATGCTGAAATAAGCAGAATCGAAACTGGCGAAAGACAAAAAATCTCTCCTGATGTATTAAGAGCCATCGCTCCAATCCTAGATGTTCCATATGAAGAACTTATGGAAAAGGCAGGATATATTAGTAATCACGCAGTATTTATGGCTGAAAATAGAGAATCTGAAGAAAAGTTTTTTGGTATTGTTACACCTCAATTAATTATGGATAATTGGATTGTTGAGCGTGCCAGAGGTCCTTATATCGGGGAAATAGTTGCTAAGAAAGGCAATGATGAGTGGCATATTGATTATAGATACTTCCGTACTCGGGAAGACGATGACAGACATTTTAGAGATGACATGAGGGTAAGAGATATTATCTCTCGTACATATGGTAGGTTAGCCATATATGATAAGAGCCCTATTACAAAATTTACAATAGCAGTAAGTAATGAAAAAATATTTCATATCATTCAGAAGTACCCGCCAAAATTATTAAATTTAAATATTTCTACTATGCTGATTGATTTAGAATCAGGTAAGATAATCGATGAAAAAGTATTAACATAA